One Littorina saxatilis isolate snail1 linkage group LG14, US_GU_Lsax_2.0, whole genome shotgun sequence genomic region harbors:
- the LOC138947358 gene encoding F-box/LRR-repeat protein 7-like isoform X2, with amino-acid sequence MESRYRRRHRRYRDISPCRECQEKIKQRTDWNGVMQDLFGIDSPQTVESIHDSTSSGIVSDVVGYGPAQTQMSTFKGDNNNLHNTSHIYSTSSNGDHCCSDLQSQDSGNKTASSWASSPNPKASTPTPMSVQQQYQLGHSHRLSPASPMAYKSPSTPNHLHHHHHAELRHQRDAQMELLRSKMHYMDLQEAGNSNKPQRVTQHSSSSAGLVSKGKHPYTRPSPFEQLTDDIVLRVFSNLPTDHLCRCARVCRRWYHLVWDPTLWTSIVINNSIIDVDRALKYLTRRLSYNTPKVCVILERVNLNGCEQLTDKGLHTVAKRCPELRYLEVQGCTKLTNVGVFEAVSYCVNLEHLDVTGCTEITCIRLMSGVMTEGSAAHLQLIYLRYLDMTDCVNLQDAGLSLIAAHCMQLQFLFLRRCSQITDKGIQHVANSCYCLRELSISDCRGVTDLGLRELSKLGDNLRYLSVAKCDKVSDQGVKYIAKYCNKLRYLNVRGCEAVSDHSLDYLARHCPRLRSLDIGKCDITDEGLQVLAQCCPQLRKLSLKSCENVTDQGVVLVAYHCRGLQQLNIQDCHLTPDAYRTIKKYLRRCLIEHTNPGFC; translated from the exons ATGGAGTCTCGATACAGAAGGAGACATCGCAGGTATCGTGACATCAGCCCGTGTAGAGAGTGTCaagagaaaataaaacagagaACGGACTGGAATGGAGTCATGCAAGATCTCTTCGGGATTG ACTCTCCCCAGACAGTGGAATCCATCCATGACTCCACCAGCTCTGGCATCGTGTCTGACGTGGTGGGCTATGGCCCCGCCCAGACCCAGATGTCCACCTTCAAGGGGGACAACAACAACCTCCACAACACCAGCCACATCTACAGCACCAGCAGCAATGGCGACCACTGCTGCTCCGACCTACAGTCTCAGGACTCGGGGAATAAGACGGCGTCCTCATGGGCGAGTTCTCCCAACCCCAAGGCCTCCACACCGACGCCCATGTCTGTGCAGCAGCAGTACCAGCTTGGCCACAGTCACAGGCTTTCTCCCGCCTCCCCCATGGCCTACAAGTCCCCCTCCACCCCgaaccacctccaccaccaccaccacgctGAGCTCAGGCACCAGCGAGACGCTCAAATGGAGTTGCTACGCTCCAAGATGCATTACATGGATCTTCAAGAGGCCGGCAACAGCAACAAGCCGCAGAGAGTCACACAGCACAGCTCTTCTTCTGCAGGGCTGGTCTCTAAAGGCAAGCACCCGTACACTCGCCCTTCCCCTTTCGAACAGCTGACGGACGATATAGTGTTAAGGGTGTTCTCCAACCTGCCCACAGACCATCTGTGTCGTTGCGCGAGGGTGTGCAGAAGGTGGTATCACCTGGTCTGGGATCCCACTCTCTGGACCTCCATCGTCATCAACAACAGCATCATCGACGTGGACAGAGCCCTCAAGTACCTCACTCGCCGCCTCAGCTACAACACACCGAAAGTGTGCGTCATCCTTGAGCGGGTGAACCTGAACGGATGCGAACAGCTGACGGACAAAGGCCTGCACACTGTGGCCAAGCGATGTCCGGAGCTGAGGTATCTAGAGGTGCAGGGCTGCACCAAGCTAACCAACGTGGGGGTGTTCGAGGCTGTGTCGTACTGTGTCAACTTGGAGCATTTGGATGTTACAG GTTGCACAGAGATCACGTGCATTCGCCTCATGTCCGGAGTGATGACGGAAGGCTCAGCAGCACACCTACAGCTCATCTACCTGCGTTATCTGGACATGACGGACTGCGTCAACCTTCAGGACGCAGGCCTCTCCCTCATCGCCGCACACTGCATGCAGCTGCAGTTCTTATTCCTGCGCCGCTGCAGTCAGATCACGGACAAGGGCATCCAACACGTGGCCAACAGCTGTTACTGCCTGCGAGAACTCAGCATCAGTGACTGTCGGGGAGTGACGGACCTCGGGTTACGCGAGCTGTCCAAACTGGGTGATAACCTGAGATATCTGAGCGTGGCAAAGTGCGATAAGGTGTCGGACCAGGGTGTGAAGTACATCGCCAAGTACTGCAACAAACTGAGGTACCTGAACGTGAGGGGGTGCGAGGCTGTGTCCGACCACTCTCTGGACTACCTGGCTCGCCACTGCCCGAGACTCAGGTCCCTGGACATCGGCAAGTGTGACATTACGGACGAAGGCCTGCAGGTGCTTGCCCAGTGCTGTCCGCAGCTGAGGAAGCTGAGTCTCAAGTCGTGTGAGAACGTGACGGATCAGGGTGTGGTGCTCGTGGCCTATCACTGTCGCGGTCTGCAGCAGTTGAACATTCAGGACTGCCACCTAACGCCTGACGCTTACAGGACGATCAAGAAGTATCTCAGGAGGTGTCTCATCGAGCACACCAACCCTGGCTTCTGCTGA
- the LOC138947358 gene encoding F-box/LRR-repeat protein 7-like isoform X1, producing the protein MLTARAYEANKLALSVRYFAGRSRDADDEASYVSINLTDDGSGAETDNTYESIKSRMLEDSPQTVESIHDSTSSGIVSDVVGYGPAQTQMSTFKGDNNNLHNTSHIYSTSSNGDHCCSDLQSQDSGNKTASSWASSPNPKASTPTPMSVQQQYQLGHSHRLSPASPMAYKSPSTPNHLHHHHHAELRHQRDAQMELLRSKMHYMDLQEAGNSNKPQRVTQHSSSSAGLVSKGKHPYTRPSPFEQLTDDIVLRVFSNLPTDHLCRCARVCRRWYHLVWDPTLWTSIVINNSIIDVDRALKYLTRRLSYNTPKVCVILERVNLNGCEQLTDKGLHTVAKRCPELRYLEVQGCTKLTNVGVFEAVSYCVNLEHLDVTGCTEITCIRLMSGVMTEGSAAHLQLIYLRYLDMTDCVNLQDAGLSLIAAHCMQLQFLFLRRCSQITDKGIQHVANSCYCLRELSISDCRGVTDLGLRELSKLGDNLRYLSVAKCDKVSDQGVKYIAKYCNKLRYLNVRGCEAVSDHSLDYLARHCPRLRSLDIGKCDITDEGLQVLAQCCPQLRKLSLKSCENVTDQGVVLVAYHCRGLQQLNIQDCHLTPDAYRTIKKYLRRCLIEHTNPGFC; encoded by the exons ACTCTCCCCAGACAGTGGAATCCATCCATGACTCCACCAGCTCTGGCATCGTGTCTGACGTGGTGGGCTATGGCCCCGCCCAGACCCAGATGTCCACCTTCAAGGGGGACAACAACAACCTCCACAACACCAGCCACATCTACAGCACCAGCAGCAATGGCGACCACTGCTGCTCCGACCTACAGTCTCAGGACTCGGGGAATAAGACGGCGTCCTCATGGGCGAGTTCTCCCAACCCCAAGGCCTCCACACCGACGCCCATGTCTGTGCAGCAGCAGTACCAGCTTGGCCACAGTCACAGGCTTTCTCCCGCCTCCCCCATGGCCTACAAGTCCCCCTCCACCCCgaaccacctccaccaccaccaccacgctGAGCTCAGGCACCAGCGAGACGCTCAAATGGAGTTGCTACGCTCCAAGATGCATTACATGGATCTTCAAGAGGCCGGCAACAGCAACAAGCCGCAGAGAGTCACACAGCACAGCTCTTCTTCTGCAGGGCTGGTCTCTAAAGGCAAGCACCCGTACACTCGCCCTTCCCCTTTCGAACAGCTGACGGACGATATAGTGTTAAGGGTGTTCTCCAACCTGCCCACAGACCATCTGTGTCGTTGCGCGAGGGTGTGCAGAAGGTGGTATCACCTGGTCTGGGATCCCACTCTCTGGACCTCCATCGTCATCAACAACAGCATCATCGACGTGGACAGAGCCCTCAAGTACCTCACTCGCCGCCTCAGCTACAACACACCGAAAGTGTGCGTCATCCTTGAGCGGGTGAACCTGAACGGATGCGAACAGCTGACGGACAAAGGCCTGCACACTGTGGCCAAGCGATGTCCGGAGCTGAGGTATCTAGAGGTGCAGGGCTGCACCAAGCTAACCAACGTGGGGGTGTTCGAGGCTGTGTCGTACTGTGTCAACTTGGAGCATTTGGATGTTACAG GTTGCACAGAGATCACGTGCATTCGCCTCATGTCCGGAGTGATGACGGAAGGCTCAGCAGCACACCTACAGCTCATCTACCTGCGTTATCTGGACATGACGGACTGCGTCAACCTTCAGGACGCAGGCCTCTCCCTCATCGCCGCACACTGCATGCAGCTGCAGTTCTTATTCCTGCGCCGCTGCAGTCAGATCACGGACAAGGGCATCCAACACGTGGCCAACAGCTGTTACTGCCTGCGAGAACTCAGCATCAGTGACTGTCGGGGAGTGACGGACCTCGGGTTACGCGAGCTGTCCAAACTGGGTGATAACCTGAGATATCTGAGCGTGGCAAAGTGCGATAAGGTGTCGGACCAGGGTGTGAAGTACATCGCCAAGTACTGCAACAAACTGAGGTACCTGAACGTGAGGGGGTGCGAGGCTGTGTCCGACCACTCTCTGGACTACCTGGCTCGCCACTGCCCGAGACTCAGGTCCCTGGACATCGGCAAGTGTGACATTACGGACGAAGGCCTGCAGGTGCTTGCCCAGTGCTGTCCGCAGCTGAGGAAGCTGAGTCTCAAGTCGTGTGAGAACGTGACGGATCAGGGTGTGGTGCTCGTGGCCTATCACTGTCGCGGTCTGCAGCAGTTGAACATTCAGGACTGCCACCTAACGCCTGACGCTTACAGGACGATCAAGAAGTATCTCAGGAGGTGTCTCATCGAGCACACCAACCCTGGCTTCTGCTGA